ACCTTGGCACCTAGGTGCTACTCGTTTTATATAAATCCAATAACTAATACAAGGACTTATTCATTAAAGGTGTTTAGCAACTATGTGCTGATAGTTATGATGTAAttttgaggaagagaaaaaaaaagcctttagtCAGATAGGAAACTCTTTCTATAATTTAATTAGAACCCAAAGGGTGCAAAGAGGAATAATTTATAATAGACCTAGAAAGGGGAAAGTGGAATTAGGttattaaaagactttaaaagccaagatggatttgcattttattctacagttaataggaagtcattgaaggttcttgttgttattcagttttttctttggaaaagaaCCAATGACATCTTGGAGTGATGTCTCCTCttgaaaaaaatttggatttaagtgaggcagagttttATAAAATTGTCAGTCAGctttattctctcttccagaaaCATTTAAGTccagcaataaaacaaaaatcaagacaactctgatgacccagagttgaagatttttttttgttaaatatttaacaaacacaaatattttaaGATACAAAGTGGAAAAATTACTTGACTTACTCCCTGAAAAAGCATTAAAGGTAACCCATCACAAAACTGGCCAtgaatctctctgaatttctCCACTCCTCCTCTCATCTgccattttaaatgtatttattatcaatgttctttcctctttctatttcttccatttctttcactATGCACTCAACTTCCAGCCTTCATTGTTACAGGAAATCAGTACTTTTCTCTTTAACATAAaggtataatcaagcaaaacaattcaATACATTGACCAAATCTGAAATGTCAGGTACTTCTGAggaaaatcaatataataaaactgTTTTCTAGCCAAAGAACTTCCATCTCCATAAAACGGAGTGGTCATTTTAGGGCTCACATACATTCTAGTTTTATGTCAACTTTGTGTCTAACCAGGATCTAACATTTCATTCTGCTAATTATTCTGATTAGTCAGACTATTTGCAtggcaagattttttttctgttcttatttaCTATTGTAGGTCAGTATTGGCTTCTTTTCTATTACAAATCAATGGCTAATTcttcctacacacacacaaatgttctGTAGCAGCTCAATGTGTTAGTCTATTGCCTTATTAGTTCCTTTATCCTTTCCTGCTAGAAAAggctccaattaaaaaaaaatagggaaatccAGATAAGAACTGAAAAATCTAAACACAGAAGCTAATCTTTCTTCCACTCctcattcttctcttccccttcctcatctccttGTATCCTTAAAGCAATACTTGTCCCTCAGGGATTTTACTACACAGAATAGAGGTCTGCTTTCTTCAGACTGAGAATGAGAATTTATTGATTAACTTCAGGCCACCTCTTggtaggggaaagagaaaggagagatatgGTCAaacttgtgttttaggaaaattgttTTTAGCAGATAAGTGGAGGACAGATTGAAAAGAGGTGAGACTTGAAATGTAGAGACCAATTAAGAGACTATTACAATAGTTAAGATGAGAAGTATTGGGTGTGAATTGGGGAGGGACAGCAATACTTCAAGGTTGCCAATCTGGATGACTGGAATGATGGTAGTAGTTCTAATAGAAATTGAGAGATTTGGAGAGAGGTGAGCTTAGTACAAAATATAATAAGCTCTAGTCTGAAGTACTGAGTTTGAGATATTTATAGGACATGGAATTGGAGATGTCTATATGGTGATGAAGTATGGGCTCTCAGGACAGAGTTCATGAGCTGAGAGTTCATTCAGTAAcagacagaagaagaagaaagaagtagtAGAAATTGTAAATTCCTTGTTTGGGGGTACTAATATTTGTTAACCTGACAACAATAGAGAGACTTGCTATCTTTCTAGGACATTTTTCTAATACACAGCAGAAACTCCCTCAAGACAATCAAAGCAAATGACAAGTCCCCCCCTTCTGATGATTTGCTTGATCACAAATACAATTTCCagaaagaacttaaaaagtaTTACCAATGATTATGAAATCTTAGGTAAGAAACTAAAGATCACAATGGCAAAGGTTATTTTGTTTTGCCCATTGAAGACAAGGAatgcaaaagagaaaattaatttaggAAGTAAATATCTGGCTGAGAAGAAAACAATTGATAATATACTTGGGATTTCTAGATTATTAAAAATGTAGGGATGACAGATTCCTGACTAGAGAGGAAATATGTCTAATATAGCTGGTAAAAATGCATTTGTCCAGTGTTTtgcaaatgtaattttaaaaacttgaaaCTAAAAAGGATACAAGAtaagagatcaaaggaagaaaattatctatatgtataaaaacttttatagCAAAATTTTTAGTAGCAAAGATCTAGAAACTAAAAGGAGACCCATAAACTGGGTATaacacttagtacaatgcctgtcCCACAGTagatacttactaaatgtttattaatggACTGACTagctgaatgaattatggtatatgagggcaatggaatactattgtactatagaaattggagaaagaaaccAATGAAGATATATAAGAAGCAGTAATACAGATGCATAAGGCACTCATCAACTAACTtggatttaaaagagaaatgaacagaaaatgGAAGCAAGGTCAAGTAATAGTTAGAtaaatgccaaaatatttattaagtaccaggtGAGGCATTGTGAATACAGATACCTAAAGGTAAAAGAGTACATATCCTCAAAGAGCTAACATTTAAATGGAAGGgtaaaacatatataaagaagaaGAGGTCAGATAAGGATTTTTATCTGGAATTCATAGGGGTTGTGAATGTAGCCATAAGTCATTCAGTTACCATAACTTTTATTAGTAGTTGTAGTATAGTTTGGATTGCTGTTCCCAGaacaagagataaaaatgaatggACAGAGGATCAGGATATTAATAATAAGAAAGGGCAGATAacaaatcatatatatgtgttaGGCACATAGAAAATGCTAAGGAAATATTTATACTGCAAAGTGCCTGCCATATTGTAGGTATTACTAAATGCTGGTTGAGTGAATGACTTATGTGTCATCTTTCTAAAGCATAAGTCTAGCCATGTAATCCTCCTGTCTTCAACCTTCAATGTCTTCCTGCTGCTTATAGAATAAGATATGAAGGCGTTTAAGACCTTCAATACTTTTTGTTCTACCTACCTTTTTGGACTTATTTTACTTTATGTCTCTACTTTCATTCTATGTTGTAGCCATACTAGACTACTAGCTGTTCTGCAAACTTGTTACTCCATCCTTTAGCTCCATGCATCCACACATATCACCTCTTATGTCAGTAatatatttctcccttcctccagctTTCAGAAACTAGAGGAGAGGGGATTATGGGAAGATAGACAAGTAGGTTAGAAAATTTTAAGTGTTCTAGATTTTtcccataaacaaaacaaaagtataCCCTAGCGCAAAAATAGTTCAATGAAGAACAGGGGTCCTTCTAGGACAATCAGAGAAGTCAGAAGAAAGGCCCCAAATCAGAGATTTAATTGATGTGAAATATAAACACCCACAGGCTAGCTCCCCTGAAACCATGTAGACCCTAAGGCTATCTGGGTTCAAAGGTAGTCTCAGTCAGAACCACAGGCATTTTCACCTCTCTGAGGAGTGTCCAAGTCCCCAAAGATTAAGGGAACCTCCATTGATAAGGTATGCCAAGCCAGCTGTCCTGCTAAGACACTGCCCTAGGCAAGAAGTAGCTAAAACACCCtgtgaatgcagaagcagtggaGCAGGGAAGCCTGCTGGCACTTACAGTAGAGTAGAGTTCTTGATTTGGGTTTCCAGGTCAGAAagaagagctgaagtgaagctagaggcaccatccttcccatccccacccccccccacttaaaataagaaatattaatttcttattttaaaaaaatgagcaggaaaaggagaaagaatgcaactatagaaagttactatgggaataggaaaaaataggttcatcttcagaagtttactaaggtaaaaaaaaaaaaaaaaaaaaaagatcttcctaccacaaaaagtaatgttaaatggcttcttccccaaaagaatttgtagaagaactcaaaaataaaaaatcaaatgagagaaaatgagggagaaagtaaaaaagagaaaagaaaagaacaatctAAGGAAACCAAGAAGACTATGAAAACAAAgtcaaccaattggaaaaaaagatccagaatcttaaagaagaaaatgactctttgaaaattagaattggggaaaggaaagccaGAGAAGTataaaacaccaaaaaaataataataaaacaatataaggaatttaaaaaatagaaaagaacatgaGACATCTCATAAGAGAAGCAAtatatctggagaacagatcaagaagaggaaagaataactgaactacctgaaagctatgatcaaaaaaaaaagaaagaaagaaagaaagaaagaaagaaccttgacacaatcatacaagaaataattaaagaaaaatgttctgAAGTGATaaaacaagaggggaaaaaagaaatagaaaaaaattatgcatcattacctcaaagagatcctacaaggaaaacatataaaaatatcattgctaaattttgaaacccctagatcaaagagaaaattttacaaacaaCAACGAAACAATTTAAATGTGCTGGAGTTACAACAAGAATTGCACAGGACTTATCAGTGgatacaataaaagactgcaggtctgATATACCAGATTATGGCTAAAAATATTATGTATagtaaaattaagtataatatttaacaaaaagaacAGACATTCAGCAAATTGTCATATTTCCAGGACTGTGTTTCAAATAGACctaaacttaataaaaaatttatcatataagagccaacatcaaagactaatttcaagggactcaataaatatatctttattttatgcaagggAATATAAACCATATGTTTAAAACTGACATTAGTAATTATATAGTCCAAAGACTGGAGTAGAGTTGAGTATAGTGTGACTCTAAAAAGGAAAACTatctaggaaaagggaaaaagacataGAATAATATGTAATACAGAAGAATATTTAGATTAATGGGAGtaggataaaaagggaaggaaagggggaaggggagaaagtaAGGGAGACATTCATAGTGGGAAGTGGAGGGAAAcaagtaatagcaagacaaattaataggtagaagtaaagtagaaaagttagtagagataagaaataaatatacacaaacataatgatcaggagtagaactTATTAGAAAAAAGTATAGATGGTAATTACTAATTTCAAAATCAAACTTagaaaagattcaatcaagagaaatatctacattatatgtcataaaaagtgttttagatgtatgtatatatgcatatatgtatgtgtttgtatgtggaagtatatacatgtatgtatatatatgtaagtatgtatgtgtgaaaatatatctgtgcttaactgcaGCCTGATTGGAGGatgtgggagaaaaaagaataaaataaaaagtgctgcagaaaacaaaagaaaacctgcaaggaagcaaagaaaagatggaaagctATGAATATAGTATATTCTATTATTACATATGCTTcctagaaatggaaatttattgttacatattttgaatacttcctgatgttctgctggacatatgataatgttttattttgggttggtttgtttgttttttccttttctttcttttttaaattttgttttctcttattttatatttatgttttaaataagtacatttttaaaaaactctaagCTCACTTGCCACCTCACTTATGAAGTCAGCTTTCCCTAATCTTCCCAGATGAAATTGCTTTTCAGATATTTCAAGAACATTTtagatttttcctttctcccctccataTTCCACTTTGCATTATTCTTCTTGGATATATAAGATCCTGTCCCAATAGACATTGAGTTCAAGGACTAgttctttttagtttttgtatACTTTACCTCTTCCTCAATAAAGTGTCTTGAACTAAGtgggcaattaataaatgtttgttgttgtttaattaatTCCACACCAAAAACTTTTCATCAGTAAAGGAGAAACTGATGAAAGGTTTATAGTATGGCATTAATTAaacaacaaatattatttatttccttgtCCATTTTTATGAGACTCCATCTGATTTTCAAATCTCCTTCTTAAATCAAGATGGCAAAATAGGAGTGATGACATGCATTTAAAATTCAGGGCTCTTActacaaaattttgcaaaaatacCCTACCATACAGGCACCACTGACTCCAGAAATGTCCTTGTTACACCCTATTGGAAACCCCAAGGTCTAAAAGAGGAGTTGTTACATATAATACATGTGAATATTCTTACCCTGTCCTCAGTGGCAATGGGCCACAAGGTACAGTTCACCTCCACTTCATCATAGTCTGCTGAAGAGTCTGGAGTAAATTCTTCTATCCATTCTTGTTtctgtgaaaaacaaaattttaagataataattgtaacatgccctcctggcagttacaattactagtctaccctatgcccaacagagtacctttgaccactgacctttgccgTGTCAACTCAACtcagctcacctcctctgaggccttcaaaggtctctggccacgatttcttgaatctatagtttaataatcggtagcgtgctcaagaacagccatgtataatcttaaaagcctttattatacctacttacataatgccctgacttgtcagctccctagtgaacacctggtctgaagatccacgtgttcactaccagactccttacctctctgggctatccatcagcttggcttggctatcccaggctagggagccaggttaaagagcgactgctgtctgcagtgggcttataaagggcctgtgaggtcacacacacagccaatcagcgagagagtcacccattacgaagctatctcaatatggccaagatcccacccacagggcagtcctatatccacagagaatacttctgggcaactcaatctcctgttgcgctgtgcccacccatttaaagggcccttacaaataATTCCAATGAGGCCAGTAATATGGGGACCATGATTGAACTTCCATTCTGTAttctttagattgtgagctccttaagggctagaataccatatatatatggtattctattttgggggaaaaatctTTTAACCTCTCTGACTTTCATTCTATAATGTAgagaattttttataaaataatataattacagGGTTAAAGGAAGACTTAGCCACCATTGAGTCCAAGAGTAAAGTCTTTGTTCTGATACACTTCCATAGCAAGATAATTGGAATGGGAACTCTGAGGAAATTAAAACCCCTCTTCACAGATTCATTAGTAATGAGCCTAGGATTTTAGTTAATTGTCACCTTGGTAGACAGGGAAAGCCTAGCCCCAGAGAACTGTTGAAGATACTGGAAGGAAGCAACTGGAATAGGGATGTGGTCAAGTAAGAGCTTATAATTATGGAGTATATgttattgtgtatatttattaaatagttactGTATGCTGGAAGGCATTTACATAGCAATGTAAAAAAAGCAttgattttggagtcagaaaagttGTTGGAACCCAGGCTCTGCCTGTATAGTCTTAAGCAAGTCACATCTGCCCTTTGGGacttaatttctccatctgtaaaatggaggagggTTAGACCaagtgatctctaagatcccttctagctttaagtTCTATGACCTTTGcctttgtttccaattttgttTTCACCTCAATGCTTCCAGAGACTTCCACTGGTACCCTGGGGTACTCTTTATCCCGTGTTGCATGCAAGACTGTGTAGATTTCTGATTCCTACCCTGGGaagctttaaaaataagacaGAGTACCACCTAAACTGGGTAGTGTGGGAAATTCAGTCAGAATCAAAGATTTATAGAGTCTCATAACTGGAGGAATGATCTAATTCAGTTCACCCATCTTATTCCAAGAAGTGTAGAAATATCTCTTATCTAGCTGGTCACCCAACCTATGTTTGAGCCTGTCTTATGATAGATAGCTCACTACCTCTTACGGCATTTTCACAGCTTTAAAAGTAGTAAAACTTCCTTAAAATGCAATGAAATTTACTGTAATTTCCTCCTATTAATTGTGATTCTGTCTTCTGGAGCTAAGATAAAGAAAGCCTAATCCTGGAAGTGTTGAAGATAGGATTTACGTTGCCCTGCATTCTTCCATTTTTCAATCTCAGTACACCCACCTTTTTCACTTCCAAATGTTCttattttcaatgaaaataaCACTTTGGATTTTGATTTCTGTTCACAGTGATGATCGTATATTTAAATTTGTAggagatctcagagatcatctaatataaacccatctttttttttggataagaAAACAGAGGACCAAGGAGTTTTAGGAATTTGCTTGAAGTCACACAAGTAAGAAGCatcagaggcagtatttgaatacAGATCCTCAGACTCAAGAGCCAAAGATAAGTGACAATCACAGGTAAAGCATTAGGTAATGAGAGTATAGAGACAAAAGTAAAATGGCCTTTGCCTTCAGGTAGATTCCTGTCTGAATTCCAGTTAGAAACAGTGTtttaggcacataataaatgattAAGAAATGTTTTCATCCATTCATACATATCCCTGAAGTAAGCCATGATGGTATATACAACCATTTACCCATTAATGTAAATCATtaagattattttcttctatcaaaATTGGCTAGGGATTGAGAAGGTGGTCTCCCCTATTTTGAACATATATACCAAACCATTCACTTACACATTCACTTATCCTTGGATTTGGATTCCATTGATGTAATAGTATGATAAGCACATAATAGGATAGAAGCAAAATGAGAGGATTTGCAAACTCAGACCAGCTGAGTCCATGATGGATGTAGAGTCTCCAGGATTCTGTCCTGTTGGTCTTAATAACAGCAGTCATGCCCAATAGcctgaagaaaatagagacaaaaaccAGTGAAACGCTTAAAGTTATAGTGTTTCTTGTCAATCACTACTTTATTGGTGCTATCTGTGGATATGTCTACTCAGTAAAAGTTTTCTCTGTGAAATAGATTTtgccagatttttaaaaacatttttcaatgaATGCAGAGATTAAACTGGTCCAGTCAAattcccaactctatttcatctTGGAAGATAGAATGTCTTTTGAGGAAagagaatcttttatttttatctttgtagcccTAGTACTAGTATATTGCCTAGAATAAAAGAAGCTCTAGAaccagagaacctgggttcagatTCAACTTCTAATTCTTTCCACCTGTATGAATTTGAGCAAGTCCTTTAAACTCCTggatcccaatttcctcatctacaaaatgcaggatttgaactagatgatctttgaaGTGACTTATAGCTCTAGTCCTAGATCAGGGACAGAGCTTGGAAGGATTATCTTTCCCATGGCAATTCCCAAATCACAGATCCACCATCTGTACAACACTTACTGGTGCCTTTCCAGCAGTGGAGAGAGTCTTGTACTAAATCATCTATATTTTCTCTCCCAGTTCTCACTGTGATGCCAGAACCAACTTCAATGTGATTAATCTGGCTTTGAATCAGTCAGGTAAAAGGAAAAACTAATTGATTGGCTCACATGGAGAAAGAACTCCAGACTTTGGCCTCTTTAGACTAGGTTCCAAACACTAAAAATTTCCAACACACACCCTAAAATCCTCCCTGCCCttccctttagaatgtaagttacCTGAAAGCAGGgtcagttttgtttttatctttgcttCCTCAGTACTATTCATAAGGCATTGAATATAACGGATTTTTCACAAATACATTTGTTCAATTGGATTATAATTCTGATGGGGCTCAAAGCCAGCAAATCTTTGCTTCGAACCCTTCCCCCCTTAATTGAGAGAGACAATTTAAAGCTCAGACTGCAGCCTTGACCTCTACCTGGCATAAATGTCTTCAGGTGGGACTAAGTCTTGAAAGTAAGGCAGCTGATAGAAATAGAGACTCCCGATGTGGCCTGCAGTGAAGATAGCTAGGGAGACACACATGGTGCTGAAGGCCAGGGGGCCGACTTCTTGATGGCAGGACCACCACGTGCACAAGCCCAGGAATGTGACAAAGTATACAGCAGATGTAAGTGAAGGATGGACAATTCCTAGGGAGAGAAATAGTTTATTTGGGCTTGGAATGAAGAGTTTGCACTCTTACTAGTAAAACAATCAACAGCAATGTATCTGGGGGATTGTTGATACAGTCAGCTATGTGGCATAATGTAGGATTTTTGTAGAAATGACattatctaaaatatttaaaaagatgctGTAAGATATAATGGAATGAACACCAGGTTTGAATTTtatctcagacaattactaacAATTActaacctggaatcaggaagacctgaattcatatccaaACTCAGATACTTCTTTAGATGTAGGGTAAGTCATGTAACCTCTGCTTcagtttcaattataaaatagagaatttaaaatagcacccacctcatagggttgtggtgaggataaaatgatatatttctaaAGTGCATAGAACAATACCTgacacacaataggtgcttaataaaagcttattcccTCCCCTTATCTCTGTTCTGGGCCTCTCTGGTAGAATTTGAACacagtttttctgattctaaattcagggttctttccactgtatcatactgccttttttttcctcacctatAATGGGAGGTAGTTTGACTATATGAttcctaaattaaaattaaacccTGACAGTCAATGATTTTGTGAGGAGAAAGGATcataaaatatagatttagagctagaaggaacattAGAGGCCaagtccaactttctcattttatagataaggaaaatgatgcttggaaaagttaagtgacttgcccagattcacagtAACTAAATATCTGATGAAGGATTCAACTCAGCCCTCCATGATCACTTTGCTGCCTTAAAAAGTCTGCTAGTTGCAAATAAATTGACCAGGGTGTCCAAACTTGGTAACTTTAGTTAGTTTGAATTGTTTTCAGAAAGTTAGTCCCAAGAGACTCTCTGGAGCTTCTATAGGACATCATTGCACCAGAGTTTCCAGAGAAAGCTTTAAGTTGAGCAACCCAAGACCTTCCTCTTCCACCTAGACTGCTACATTACCTGACAATCCCAGGAGTAGGGTCACCAGGATCTTCCCCGCTACTGTAATAAGGGTATCCAGTATTGTTTTCAAGTGGGTGATGATGGCAGTGATTTTGCCCAAGAATTCTGTTATCTTCCCCTTGGTTCTTGCTCCAAAAACACTTTCTTCAGAGGATGTGCTACTATAGGAACTATTGTCATCAATATCCTGATCAATTTCATCTCCCTGTGAAAAGAGTTCAATCTACTTTTCAACCTCATTACACATTACTTTCCCATACTGTGTGATCCAGCCAAAATGACCTATTTCATATTCCTTTTACAGAATATttaattgtctttaaaaaaaacttttattctaGCAGTCCCCCATACTTACAAGATAttctttccttgcttttctttCATAGAATCCCTTACTTCCTTCAAGACAACTcaaaatccaagctatcaataactataagaaaaaatgctctaaatcattacaaATTAAAACTCATACTTattagattggcaaagatgataaaaaggaaaaaagatgaatgctgaaggcagggagaaaggaagatatatattatactattatactatactataatacTACTAGGGGAACTATGAACTTGTCCAAtctttctggagagtaatttggaacattGCCCCAAATTATTAAACTGGGGCAAAACCCCATTACCTTCATCAACCAAAATCCAACTTTATTGTCAGATTTAAGATAGCATGGAGTTTCACTCACTGCCTCTGTCTCCTCCCCTGTCTCCTCCTCCACCACTTTGCTATGGGAGGATAAAGGTGATTCAGGAACAAGGGGCATCACCAGCTTTTGGCTCAACTTTATGACGACCAGAGATGTGACCAGAATCCCAATGTCTGGACCCAATAGACGCACAATATTCCTAGCATCCACTTGGCTGAATCTGTGGAGAAGAATAGGTAAGTCAAGTAGAAAGATTTCCCTGAGCTTtttggagaaattatttttcttatctcgTGTATTTCATGGGAGTCCATAGAATTTAGAGCCGTAATGAACATTGGAAATGGAGACTACTCtatcaattttacaaatgagggaactgaggcatgGTGTGTGAGAAGGAGATTGACTTTCTAAACAAAGGTATTAAATGGCAGAACTAAAATTCAAACCTagcttttctgattcccaatcgAGGGCTCTTATCACCATACCATGATAACAGGTATTAGGTGAAATAATTTGCTAGTTTGTGGAATATATAAattccttgttttttctttcctctggtTTTTGGTCATAATCCTTCTTACCATCTTCACAAATAATTAACATTCAAGATCCATCTCAagtcccttttcccccttcctaaaGTATTCTAACCCACCTCATTTCTCTTGTAGCATTCTCTATGTCATGTAATGTAGgcaatattattttctaattgctTCAAATATTTATGTGACCTGCCTTTCCAAAAGGACTTTCATTTCCACTAGGGAAGAAactatcatttccttcttctattCCTCCCAAGATCATCTAGCTCAGaactaataataaatagtattggAATAGTATAGAATCATTTAGGAACAGTTACTGCCTGTTATACTCCTTTATTTGTCAAACCCATTCTTACCTTAGAATCCCCAGATCTCCAAGTACCATTTCCCAAACTGCACCTGTGAGAAAAGCTTTTGTTCACATATGTTAGGATTT
The DNA window shown above is from Sminthopsis crassicaudata isolate SCR6 chromosome 2, ASM4859323v1, whole genome shotgun sequence and carries:
- the LOC141552741 gene encoding piezo-type mechanosensitive ion channel component 2-like, with protein sequence MASDVTTALTFRVLLPFSLIAAISFRYNGMSVVYLIFLLLLPLFPKPSATSMKGYTKHLLRAICYTSALFLLIQLTAQIFFRFMPPDGAVWEMVLGDLGILRFSQVDARNIVRLLGPDIGILVTSLVVIKLSQKLVMPLVPESPLSSHSKVVEEETGEETEAGDEIDQDIDDNSSYSSTSSEESVFGARTKGKITEFLGKITAIITHLKTILDTLITVAGKILVTLLLGLSGIVHPSLTSAVYFVTFLGLCTWWSCHQEVGPLAFSTMCVSLAIFTAGHIGSLYFYQLPYFQDLVPPEDIYAR